In the genome of Halapricum salinum, one region contains:
- a CDS encoding glycosyltransferase family 4 protein, producing MFIIWISSLMGIVLWDCRGTFWTGMLNGAGKLSKASAMNRIYLPYILGSDSPISYLYQNIAAKLDPACFSVTVLRNQRNPLLDAPNVTELYGFDRSATLKYPAHARAALRGHDLIHTGGYPRLRYVLARLTRLRNPGIKQVHSLRVDVDPDGPYQTAYKQKLVDIADTVTAVSEHTAATAREHLGVSPEVVYNGVDTDLFRPEYERPELFDKLGIDRPVLLYVGSFQRRKRPRALLEVARHTDEFAVLMIGNGTLHEEISTAARDLDTLYTPGRLAKHRLPAVYANSAGFVFPSVKEGCPNVVLEAMAAALPVVGYRATSMPELIKDGARGYLVEPDATTALCDAVDRLADEQLRRELGQRGREYVEANHTFETIVGQYQSIYETLLE from the coding sequence ATGTTCATCATCTGGATATCTTCCCTGATGGGTATAGTATTGTGGGACTGCCGTGGCACGTTCTGGACCGGTATGTTGAATGGTGCTGGCAAGCTATCTAAAGCGAGTGCGATGAATCGGATCTATCTCCCCTATATCCTCGGCTCGGACAGCCCAATCTCCTATCTGTATCAAAACATCGCCGCGAAACTCGATCCAGCGTGTTTTTCCGTGACCGTACTTCGAAATCAGCGAAATCCTCTCCTCGATGCCCCGAACGTTACCGAGTTGTACGGGTTTGACCGGAGTGCGACTCTGAAATACCCTGCTCACGCCCGCGCCGCACTCCGGGGCCACGACCTGATTCACACCGGTGGGTACCCGCGGCTTCGCTACGTCCTTGCCCGTCTCACCAGGCTTCGAAATCCCGGTATCAAACAGGTCCATTCACTTCGCGTCGACGTCGATCCGGACGGTCCGTACCAGACGGCGTACAAGCAGAAGCTCGTCGACATCGCAGATACCGTCACGGCGGTCAGTGAACACACTGCCGCAACCGCACGGGAACACCTCGGTGTATCGCCCGAGGTCGTGTACAACGGAGTCGATACCGACCTATTCAGGCCCGAATACGAACGGCCGGAACTGTTCGACAAACTCGGGATCGATCGACCTGTGCTGTTGTACGTCGGCTCGTTCCAGCGTCGGAAGCGACCGCGAGCACTGCTGGAGGTCGCCAGACACACTGACGAGTTCGCTGTGTTGATGATCGGGAACGGGACGCTGCACGAAGAGATTTCCACAGCAGCTCGCGACCTGGACACACTGTACACGCCGGGTCGTCTCGCGAAGCACCGACTCCCCGCGGTCTACGCAAATAGCGCCGGATTCGTCTTCCCCTCGGTGAAGGAGGGGTGTCCGAACGTCGTCCTCGAAGCGATGGCGGCGGCGCTTCCAGTCGTGGGCTATCGCGCGACGTCGATGCCTGAACTGATCAAAGACGGTGCTCGGGGCTATCTCGTCGAACCGGATGCCACGACCGCGTTGTGTGACGCCGTCGACAGGCTTGCGGACGAGCAGCTGCGTCGAGAGCTGGGACAGCGGGGCCGGGAGTACGTCGAGGCCAACCACACGTTCGAGACGATCGTTGGCCAGTACCAGTCGATCTACGAGACGCTCCTCGAGTGA
- a CDS encoding alkaline phosphatase family protein, translating into MSGLRTAVVGLDGAHFELLEPWIEAGKLPNIERIIETGVSSDLKSVMPPVTSPNWKAYATGKNPGKIGIFWWENIDTDARRVYYPTHRKSQNTEYWELLAEDDPVGVLGVPTTYPPKTLQNGFLVAGAPDGENTDFATPPSVEQELREQFDYRVLLSCRLKDYRERAAEEIIDLIDLRFRAAKQLAKEHDVHFLQVSTFYINSLHHYLWDDEYTLRAWQTIDEHVGDITEIADNVVLMSDHGSNPIHTVFHINTWLEEQGYLSLATGSGNALYRLGINTDRLVRLATRLRIREPAERLAPQWLLNRIPNEHGEFKREQKTEMIDWENTDVIASGQGPIYLTLDRDDEDYESIRRAIIERIESLTSPAGNPVADAVYCGEEVYEGEYTEEAPDLVIDQAHGVHIPGNIGSDDVFTDPKSGWRAENKREGLFAASGPAFGRGSPEPLSILDLAPTLLHLYGHAVPDDMDGTVRADVFAEDSDAATRSVEYTQRDSKDTEIDRIRSVARRIATESANL; encoded by the coding sequence ATGAGCGGGTTACGGACGGCTGTCGTCGGTCTCGACGGAGCCCACTTCGAACTGCTGGAGCCGTGGATCGAGGCGGGCAAGTTGCCAAATATCGAGCGGATAATCGAAACCGGCGTCTCAAGCGACCTAAAGTCGGTGATGCCGCCGGTGACATCGCCTAACTGGAAGGCATATGCTACCGGCAAGAACCCCGGTAAGATCGGGATCTTCTGGTGGGAAAACATCGACACCGATGCGCGTCGCGTGTACTATCCCACACACCGCAAGAGCCAAAACACCGAATACTGGGAGTTGCTCGCCGAAGACGACCCGGTTGGTGTTCTGGGTGTGCCGACGACGTATCCACCGAAGACACTCCAGAACGGGTTTCTCGTGGCGGGGGCTCCGGATGGCGAAAATACAGACTTCGCGACACCACCGTCGGTCGAGCAGGAGCTCCGCGAGCAGTTCGATTATCGAGTTCTGCTGAGCTGTCGGCTCAAAGATTATCGCGAACGCGCGGCCGAAGAGATCATCGATCTCATCGATCTTCGATTCCGTGCAGCCAAGCAACTCGCGAAAGAACACGACGTTCACTTTCTGCAGGTGTCGACGTTCTACATCAACTCACTCCACCACTACCTGTGGGACGACGAGTATACGCTCCGTGCCTGGCAGACGATCGACGAACACGTCGGTGACATCACGGAGATAGCCGATAACGTCGTCCTCATGAGCGACCACGGATCGAACCCGATCCATACGGTCTTTCACATCAACACCTGGCTCGAAGAGCAAGGGTACCTATCGTTGGCTACAGGCTCGGGGAACGCGCTCTATCGCCTCGGGATCAATACCGACCGCCTCGTCCGTCTCGCGACGAGACTCAGAATTCGAGAACCGGCCGAGCGGCTCGCTCCCCAGTGGTTGTTGAACCGCATCCCGAACGAACACGGCGAATTCAAGCGCGAACAGAAGACCGAGATGATCGACTGGGAAAACACCGACGTCATCGCGAGCGGACAGGGGCCAATTTATCTGACTCTCGATCGGGACGACGAAGATTACGAGTCGATACGGAGAGCCATCATAGAAAGAATCGAATCGCTTACCAGCCCGGCAGGGAATCCCGTTGCAGATGCCGTCTACTGCGGTGAGGAAGTGTACGAAGGAGAGTATACAGAAGAAGCGCCCGATCTAGTCATCGACCAAGCGCACGGCGTCCACATCCCGGGCAACATCGGTAGCGACGACGTGTTCACCGATCCGAAGAGCGGATGGCGAGCCGAGAACAAGCGTGAAGGGTTGTTCGCCGCGAGTGGCCCCGCATTCGGACGTGGATCGCCCGAGCCGTTATCGATCCTCGATCTAGCACCGACGCTCCTACACTTGTACGGTCACGCCGTCCCTGACGACATGGACGGGACGGTCCGAGCTGACGTCTTCGCCGAAGACAGTGACGCCGCAACGCGATCAGTTGAGTACACCCAACGCGATTCGAAGGACACTGAGATCGACCGGATCCGGTCCGTCGCACGTCGTATCGCAACTGAATCAGCGAATTTGTAG
- a CDS encoding glycosyltransferase family 4 protein, whose translation MVTGYRRALQAARKQIKTQRPDVIIGGRAGIASLFALGLGTLYRIPTVIQLGGNPAKLYRDRRIEFRRRREFRQVLKYSFLTLVTWFLYRYASGFLVVSEALKREITPLVNCNPDKIEIVRVPIDHDHYATADGTAWRDRFDGDRLVVTVTNLAFEGKYEGVRETVDAMLPVLEADPEITYAVAGDGLYLESLRAYVDRAVDPHLRDRIQLLGFVDDVAGLYAAADLVVYLSSVDGYPNVVREAQATGRAVVATPSHGVAEQIEDGVDGVLVETTGEELTAAIDRLLTNPDERERLGENAQRRVAEENDPETIGAELLAALDRLR comes from the coding sequence ATGGTTACGGGGTACCGCCGTGCCCTCCAGGCAGCCCGAAAACAGATCAAAACTCAGCGGCCCGATGTGATAATCGGAGGGCGTGCAGGAATCGCCAGTCTGTTCGCGCTCGGGCTCGGGACGCTCTATCGGATACCGACGGTAATTCAACTCGGTGGGAACCCGGCGAAACTATACCGTGACCGTCGCATAGAGTTCAGGCGACGAAGAGAGTTTCGGCAGGTACTGAAGTACAGCTTTCTGACCCTTGTAACATGGTTTCTGTACCGTTATGCTTCGGGTTTTCTGGTGGTTTCAGAGGCACTCAAACGGGAAATCACGCCACTGGTCAACTGCAATCCAGACAAAATCGAAATAGTCCGAGTCCCCATCGACCACGACCACTACGCCACCGCGGACGGGACAGCGTGGCGGGACCGTTTCGACGGCGATCGCCTCGTTGTCACCGTGACGAACCTCGCGTTCGAGGGGAAGTACGAGGGGGTGCGAGAGACGGTCGACGCGATGCTCCCCGTCCTCGAAGCCGACCCCGAGATCACCTATGCCGTGGCTGGAGACGGCCTCTATCTCGAGTCGCTCCGGGCGTACGTCGACCGGGCCGTCGATCCCCACCTGCGCGACAGGATCCAGCTGCTCGGCTTCGTCGACGACGTCGCCGGCTTGTACGCGGCCGCCGACCTCGTCGTCTACCTCTCGTCGGTCGACGGCTACCCGAACGTCGTCAGAGAGGCCCAGGCAACGGGGCGAGCGGTGGTAGCGACACCGAGTCACGGCGTCGCCGAGCAGATCGAGGACGGAGTCGATGGGGTCCTGGTCGAGACGACAGGCGAGGAACTGACAGCAGCAATCGACCGACTCCTCACAAACCCCGACGAGCGCGAGCGACTGGGCGAGAACGCACAGCGTCGGGTCGCCGAGGAGAACGACCCCGAGACGATCGGCGCGGAGTTACTCGCCGCCCTCGACCGACTCCGGTGA
- a CDS encoding polysaccharide deacetylase family protein — protein sequence MSGPPGTFTLSLDTELAWGRFDTERVSDRAEQFRATRSVVTDLCSLCDRYEVPATWALVAHLLADCRGGSHEGHTDQTPPEYPWVDDWFGSAPCSAGVDPALWLWPDLVEELRSTAVTHDLGLHGYTHMILGADGCSRAAASDELDRATAVARSAGFDPVSFVYPRNRVGHRDVLVDHGIEVVRTPDAEWYEQRTVPDWMRRPIRFLTEATKRTPPVVTPRLREGVVEVPGSQLYRPHHGGWQYTPSTSQVDRAIAGLERAAETGRIFHLWVHPSNLALDPGPLLGGIETIFDRAATLRDRGALTIRPMDEVATAFHDGVWEGI from the coding sequence ATGTCAGGCCCGCCGGGAACGTTCACACTCTCGCTGGATACCGAACTCGCCTGGGGGCGGTTCGACACCGAGCGTGTCTCCGATCGGGCCGAGCAGTTCCGCGCGACCAGATCCGTCGTCACGGACCTCTGTTCGCTCTGTGATCGATACGAGGTGCCCGCGACCTGGGCGCTCGTCGCACATCTGCTGGCGGATTGTCGTGGCGGGAGCCACGAGGGCCACACCGACCAGACACCCCCGGAGTATCCGTGGGTCGACGACTGGTTCGGCTCGGCACCGTGTTCAGCGGGTGTCGATCCCGCACTCTGGCTGTGGCCCGACCTTGTGGAGGAGCTTCGCTCCACGGCCGTGACTCACGATCTGGGACTCCACGGGTACACGCATATGATCCTCGGTGCGGACGGCTGTTCGCGCGCTGCCGCTAGCGACGAACTCGATCGAGCGACTGCGGTGGCTCGATCCGCTGGTTTCGATCCCGTGAGTTTCGTCTATCCGCGGAATCGAGTCGGTCACCGCGACGTACTCGTAGATCACGGAATCGAAGTCGTCCGGACTCCTGACGCCGAGTGGTACGAGCAGAGGACGGTTCCAGACTGGATGAGACGACCGATTCGGTTCCTGACGGAGGCGACGAAGCGAACCCCACCGGTTGTGACCCCGCGTCTTCGCGAGGGTGTTGTCGAGGTGCCCGGCTCGCAACTGTATCGCCCCCACCACGGCGGCTGGCAGTACACGCCATCAACTTCCCAGGTCGACCGGGCCATCGCCGGCCTGGAACGAGCTGCCGAAACGGGTCGTATCTTTCACCTGTGGGTACACCCATCGAATCTCGCACTCGATCCCGGCCCACTGCTGGGCGGCATCGAGACGATATTCGATCGGGCGGCGACACTTCGGGATCGGGGAGCGTTGACGATCCGACCGATGGACGAGGTCGCGACTGCATTCCACGATGGGGTCTGGGAGGGCATATGA
- a CDS encoding glycosyltransferase, translated as MTVRVFHLITRFLRGGAETTTVNTLDALASAPETYELTLGYGAAYDHERVSTVADRGVETVRFRTIRHYNPVALLAAVGAVAVALRRRQIDVLHTHSTEAGIVGRYAAAIARTPVVIHEVHGDPVAADRPDAFNAFLTALERSAAPLSTTIVVKSERIKRVYLDRGIGRPEQYRTIYHGVDLERYRQESIETVPEKHATARLLFVGRLADGKGLFDLLEAVDRLRTDRSLEVLIVGEGDLESDLEATIRERGLEGTVSLLGYREDIPALLASSDSLVLPSYREGTPRVITEARAAGVPVVSTNIAGIPEQIRDGETGFLVTPGDVDALVERLSRLLDDDALRMSMAEQTRVNLDRFDVEQVQEQYRELYRELCREANIDVDRSPESVEGGE; from the coding sequence ATGACCGTTCGTGTCTTCCACTTGATCACGCGCTTTCTCCGTGGCGGCGCTGAAACCACGACCGTCAACACACTCGACGCCCTCGCTAGCGCTCCAGAAACGTACGAACTCACGCTGGGCTACGGTGCTGCCTACGATCACGAGCGGGTATCGACAGTCGCCGATCGAGGCGTCGAGACCGTACGATTTCGGACGATCAGACACTATAACCCTGTCGCACTGCTCGCAGCGGTCGGCGCCGTCGCGGTCGCGCTCCGACGGCGCCAGATAGACGTCCTCCACACCCACAGCACAGAGGCGGGGATCGTCGGGCGATACGCGGCCGCCATCGCCCGGACGCCCGTCGTAATTCACGAGGTCCACGGCGATCCCGTGGCGGCCGATCGCCCAGACGCATTCAACGCGTTCCTGACTGCTCTCGAACGATCGGCTGCACCACTCTCGACGACGATCGTCGTCAAATCCGAACGGATCAAACGGGTCTATCTCGACCGCGGGATCGGCCGTCCTGAACAGTATCGGACGATCTACCACGGCGTCGATCTTGAGAGATATCGCCAGGAGAGTATCGAGACCGTACCAGAGAAGCACGCTACTGCTCGGTTGCTGTTCGTGGGACGGCTCGCCGATGGGAAAGGCTTGTTCGATCTCCTCGAAGCCGTCGATCGACTCCGGACCGACCGCTCGCTGGAGGTGTTGATCGTCGGTGAGGGTGACCTGGAGAGCGATCTCGAGGCTACGATTCGCGAGCGGGGACTCGAGGGGACGGTGTCGCTGCTGGGCTATCGTGAAGACATTCCTGCGCTGCTCGCCAGTTCCGATAGCCTCGTCTTGCCGTCCTATCGAGAGGGGACACCGCGAGTGATCACCGAAGCACGGGCAGCCGGTGTTCCCGTGGTATCGACGAACATCGCCGGGATTCCCGAACAGATCCGTGACGGCGAGACCGGATTTCTTGTTACGCCGGGTGACGTCGACGCGCTCGTCGAGCGACTCTCTCGGTTGCTCGACGACGACGCGCTTCGGATGTCGATGGCCGAGCAGACCCGTGTCAACCTCGATCGGTTCGACGTCGAACAGGTCCAGGAGCAGTATCGCGAGCTCTACCGCGAACTCTGTCGCGAGGCAAATATCGACGTGGATCGCTCACCGGAGTCGGTCGAGGGCGGCGAGTAA
- a CDS encoding aldo/keto reductase: MEYETRSGTEVPAIGLGTWQMDTYTAYESVATALDLGYRHIDTAQAYGNEFGVGRAIAEAEVDREDVFLTTKVLPTHRSVDAIVTSVEESVERLGVDAVDLLLIHWPNPLADLETVMGGLNTAIDRGLARHIGVSNFGKDRLDRAREYSDAPIFTNQVLFHCWWPQRDLLQYCQANDILLTAYSPLANGAAIGDPLLSEIGERYGKSSAQTELRWVTQHANVVTIPMSTSRGHLRQNLDIFDFSLSRDEHDRITRPSYYRTGLSMLRGQLGL, encoded by the coding sequence ATGGAGTACGAGACACGCTCGGGGACAGAAGTTCCGGCAATCGGCCTCGGGACCTGGCAGATGGACACGTACACGGCGTACGAATCCGTCGCGACGGCGCTCGACCTGGGCTATCGACACATCGATACGGCCCAGGCCTACGGGAACGAGTTCGGCGTCGGTCGCGCCATCGCCGAGGCAGAGGTCGATCGCGAAGACGTCTTTCTCACGACGAAGGTCCTGCCGACCCACCGCTCGGTCGACGCAATCGTCACCTCCGTCGAAGAGAGCGTCGAACGACTCGGCGTCGACGCCGTCGATCTATTGCTGATCCACTGGCCGAACCCCCTGGCTGATCTCGAAACCGTGATGGGAGGCCTGAATACCGCGATCGATCGCGGGCTCGCGCGTCACATCGGCGTCAGCAACTTCGGCAAAGATCGACTGGATCGCGCCCGCGAATACTCCGACGCGCCGATCTTCACGAATCAGGTGCTCTTTCACTGCTGGTGGCCACAGCGCGACCTCCTGCAGTACTGCCAGGCCAATGATATTCTCCTGACGGCGTACAGCCCGCTCGCGAACGGTGCGGCGATCGGGGATCCACTCCTCTCGGAGATCGGCGAGCGCTATGGCAAGTCGAGTGCCCAGACCGAACTTCGATGGGTGACCCAGCACGCGAACGTCGTCACGATCCCGATGTCGACCTCTCGTGGGCACCTCCGGCAGAATCTCGACATCTTCGATTTCTCGCTCTCGCGCGACGAACACGACCGGATCACGCGACCGTCGTACTATCGAACCGGGCTGTCGATGCTCCGAGGTCAGCTCGGTCTGTAG
- a CDS encoding glycosyltransferase family A protein — protein sequence MASYEYTFTVFTPTYNRAHTLGRLYESLCEQTFQDFEWLVVDHGSEDGTAELIRKWQSEADFEIRYEIQETIGKHHNYNRGLKLARGELFYPVDSDDELLLEALEILYDYWTDISSEKRTDYAGVVGLCVNSQREVIGDRFPENPFISNPLDKRYIHNISGGKSGFLRTEVARQFPFPATSEVVRVDENIVWDSIAREYEYIYVNEKILFYHSDSEEDQITARLPSESAPEMIMYHKHNLSNNLDDYIRYAPFQFFRSGANFTRFGLQARKNIIGQFLSLPFPAVLVCILASPLGITLFFYDRLRERRLSDVS from the coding sequence ATGGCATCGTACGAATACACCTTTACAGTCTTCACGCCCACGTACAATCGAGCACACACGCTCGGACGGCTCTACGAGAGTTTGTGTGAACAGACGTTCCAAGATTTCGAGTGGCTGGTTGTGGATCACGGGTCTGAAGATGGGACTGCAGAACTCATCCGGAAGTGGCAAAGCGAGGCCGACTTCGAGATTCGGTACGAAATTCAGGAAACGATCGGCAAACACCACAATTACAATCGAGGTCTCAAACTCGCACGCGGCGAACTGTTCTATCCCGTCGACTCTGACGACGAATTATTACTCGAGGCTCTCGAGATACTCTATGATTATTGGACAGATATTTCTAGTGAGAAGCGTACCGATTATGCGGGAGTTGTTGGATTATGTGTGAACTCTCAGAGAGAGGTGATCGGCGATCGTTTTCCGGAAAACCCATTCATTTCGAATCCATTAGATAAACGATACATTCACAACATCTCCGGAGGAAAATCAGGATTCCTTCGAACTGAAGTTGCGAGACAATTCCCGTTCCCAGCCACAAGCGAAGTAGTTCGGGTTGATGAAAATATTGTGTGGGATTCTATTGCCAGAGAATATGAGTATATTTATGTAAATGAGAAAATTCTGTTTTATCACTCTGATTCGGAGGAAGATCAAATTACTGCACGGCTACCCTCTGAATCTGCACCCGAGATGATTATGTACCATAAACATAATCTCAGTAATAACTTAGACGACTATATTCGATATGCACCCTTCCAATTCTTCAGATCTGGTGCGAACTTTACCCGTTTTGGCTTACAGGCAAGAAAAAACATTATCGGTCAATTTCTCTCGCTACCATTTCCAGCCGTTCTCGTTTGTATTCTTGCGTCGCCACTCGGCATCACTCTATTCTTTTATGATAGACTACGAGAGAGACGACTGTCAGATGTGAGTTGA
- a CDS encoding glucosamine inositolphosphorylceramide transferase family protein, which produces MSGQLPIRRTVSSLTTKPARLLHHWLPQLWRSELADTSTLSPDSVAMNRRLNDHGVPVPFEPGPHPSVRNPVLTGADVDDFGHANYVADPFLFPMGDRWHLFVEVYNEWCKPTAAIGHATSSDGRAWTYEGRVLTEPVHLSYPYVFAAEDERYLVPDQKRPAEDATVTLYRARSFPTDWEAVATIIQPGRETSDHVVFRRDDRWWCLVGHQPTGSLYAYYSDMLERDEWLPHRDNPVVEHRPHAARPGGRPIVTDDETVVFYQDCTDSYGQRVNGYRVTELTEDRFEDEPLQKDPVLEATGRIGWNAGRMHHIDPWPVEDGFVCAVDGDIGLGRGSWASAQWSIGVFWQPIVG; this is translated from the coding sequence GTGAGTGGTCAACTGCCGATCCGACGGACAGTTTCGTCGCTGACGACGAAGCCGGCACGCCTCCTCCATCACTGGCTCCCACAGCTCTGGCGATCGGAGTTGGCCGATACCTCGACACTCAGTCCGGACTCGGTAGCGATGAATCGACGGCTCAACGATCACGGTGTACCAGTGCCGTTCGAACCCGGGCCACATCCGAGTGTCCGAAATCCTGTTTTGACTGGTGCAGATGTCGACGATTTCGGCCACGCGAACTACGTTGCTGATCCGTTTCTCTTCCCAATGGGCGATCGATGGCATCTGTTCGTCGAAGTCTACAACGAGTGGTGCAAGCCGACAGCAGCGATCGGCCACGCGACTAGTTCGGATGGCCGAGCGTGGACCTACGAGGGACGAGTATTGACGGAGCCCGTGCATCTTTCGTATCCCTATGTCTTCGCCGCCGAAGATGAACGGTATCTCGTTCCGGATCAGAAGCGACCCGCCGAAGACGCGACGGTGACGCTGTACCGAGCGCGGTCGTTCCCGACAGACTGGGAAGCGGTCGCCACGATCATCCAGCCGGGACGCGAGACGTCGGACCACGTCGTGTTCCGCCGCGACGATCGGTGGTGGTGTCTGGTCGGTCACCAGCCGACTGGGTCATTATATGCTTACTATAGCGACATGCTCGAACGAGACGAATGGCTACCACACCGAGACAATCCGGTCGTTGAACACAGACCACACGCAGCGCGACCCGGTGGGCGTCCGATAGTCACAGACGACGAAACCGTCGTCTTTTATCAGGACTGTACCGATTCCTACGGCCAGCGTGTCAACGGATATCGGGTGACTGAACTCACCGAGGATCGATTCGAAGATGAACCACTCCAGAAAGACCCGGTACTCGAGGCCACCGGTCGGATTGGCTGGAACGCCGGGCGAATGCACCACATTGATCCGTGGCCGGTCGAGGACGGTTTCGTCTGTGCCGTGGATGGCGATATCGGATTGGGACGCGGGTCTTGGGCGAGTGCCCAGTGGTCAATCGGGGTGTTCTGGCAACCTATCGTGGGGTAA
- a CDS encoding sugar transferase, protein MASGWRYRIASVTGVVGLVIIALVAANYPLVESLFRLLPVVGDLPLDNAGGVELAVETVTAILVVVGALAPLYKPRPRRILDVWMLATQRTVVAFLALATIGYFDYTYRLPRSTLLIVGAFLFVTIPAWFVLIRRRPRAAGGRTIIIGDDPATMADIYDAVDGEVIGYVSPPAAQVGREIDQTAATEYTDGGTLSPLADLPCLGGLSRLDEVLVEYDVDTAVLAFAHPDRAEFFGALDTCYSNGVAAKVHRDHAHLVLTPEVGSGELIDIDLEPWDPQDHVIKRLFDVTFAAVGLVVLAPVTLAIAAAIRLDDGGPVLYSQERTTTFGETFTIYKFRTMRVGGEETTPTDDEENPRITRFGRFLRQTHLDEIPQLWSILTGKMSVVGPRAAWTDEETHLQESAEDWRKRWFVKPGLTGLAQINDVSSTDPEAKLRYDVEYIRRQSFWFDLKIVVRQVWDVLQDMVKYVQLLIGEFTPR, encoded by the coding sequence ATGGCGAGCGGCTGGCGGTATCGAATCGCGAGTGTCACCGGAGTCGTGGGACTCGTGATAATCGCGCTGGTCGCGGCGAACTACCCGCTGGTCGAATCACTGTTTCGGCTGCTTCCCGTCGTCGGTGATCTCCCACTGGACAACGCTGGCGGAGTGGAGCTAGCGGTCGAAACGGTCACGGCGATTCTGGTCGTCGTCGGCGCGCTGGCACCGCTGTACAAGCCCCGGCCGCGTCGGATCCTCGACGTCTGGATGCTCGCGACCCAGCGCACGGTTGTCGCGTTTCTGGCGCTCGCGACGATCGGCTACTTCGACTACACCTATCGACTCCCGCGCTCGACGCTGTTGATCGTCGGCGCGTTCCTGTTCGTCACGATCCCGGCGTGGTTCGTGCTCATCCGCCGCCGACCACGCGCGGCCGGCGGCCGCACGATCATCATCGGCGACGATCCCGCGACGATGGCCGACATCTACGACGCCGTCGACGGCGAGGTCATCGGCTACGTCTCCCCACCCGCCGCACAGGTCGGCCGGGAGATCGACCAGACGGCAGCAACCGAATACACCGACGGCGGAACGCTCTCCCCACTGGCCGATCTGCCCTGTCTCGGCGGCCTCTCCCGGCTCGACGAGGTGCTCGTAGAGTACGACGTCGACACGGCGGTACTGGCCTTTGCCCACCCCGACCGCGCGGAGTTCTTCGGCGCGCTCGACACCTGCTACAGCAACGGGGTCGCCGCGAAGGTCCACCGCGATCACGCCCACCTCGTGTTGACTCCCGAGGTCGGCAGCGGCGAGTTGATCGACATCGACCTCGAACCCTGGGATCCCCAGGACCACGTCATCAAACGGCTGTTCGACGTCACGTTCGCGGCGGTCGGGCTGGTGGTGCTCGCTCCCGTGACGCTCGCCATCGCCGCCGCGATCAGGCTCGACGATGGCGGGCCCGTCCTCTACAGCCAGGAACGAACGACGACCTTCGGCGAGACGTTCACCATCTACAAGTTCCGGACCATGCGCGTCGGCGGCGAGGAGACGACGCCGACCGACGACGAGGAGAACCCGCGGATCACACGTTTCGGACGATTCCTGCGCCAGACGCACCTGGACGAGATTCCCCAGCTCTGGTCGATACTCACCGGGAAGATGAGCGTCGTCGGCCCGCGTGCGGCCTGGACCGACGAGGAGACGCACCTGCAAGAGAGCGCCGAGGACTGGCGCAAGCGGTGGTTCGTCAAGCCCGGGCTAACGGGCCTGGCCCAGATCAACGACGTCTCGAGTACCGACCCGGAGGCGAAGTTGCGATACGACGTGGAGTACATCCGCCGGCAGTCGTTCTGGTTCGACCTGAAGATCGTCGTCAGGCAGGTGTGGGACGTCCTGCAGGACATGGTTAAATATGTCCAGCTATTGATCGGGGAGTTTACCCCACGATAG